One region of Spirochaetota bacterium genomic DNA includes:
- a CDS encoding V-type ATP synthase subunit F gives MEKIVVIGDIHTVTAFRLGGVEGVVSSPGAVKEDIAAAINRPDAAIVLVTRELADHAGDAIGDCNLNMVKPVIVEIPGINDQRGFGRSIMSYITEALGISI, from the coding sequence ATGGAAAAGATCGTTGTCATCGGCGACATCCATACCGTTACGGCCTTCAGGCTGGGCGGCGTGGAGGGCGTGGTGTCTTCGCCGGGCGCGGTGAAGGAGGACATTGCCGCCGCGATCAACAGGCCCGACGCCGCCATCGTCCTGGTGACCCGGGAACTTGCGGACCATGCCGGCGACGCCATCGGTGACTGCAACCTGAACATGGTGAAGCCGGTCATCGTCGAGATCCCCGGCATCAATGATCAGCGCGGCTTCGGCAGGTCCATCATGAGCTATATCACCGAGGCCCTGGGCATATCCATTTAA
- a CDS encoding V-type ATP synthase subunit A produces the protein MIRGIVISVNGPIVKARGLEGVAMLDIAEVGPDRLIGEVIKLDGDIAVIQVYEDNTGLKPGDEVLSSGRPLSVLLGPGLISNIYDGIQRPLVDIADILGSFIKKGVKVSPLDVTKKWHFKPAMQAGGPIEGGTVLGEIQETESVKHYIMAPPGVSGRLEWIAGEGSYTVEDDIYRVAGGAAYGGKFSSYWPVRRKRPFRSRKKSGIPLITGQRIIDTFFPIAKGGTAVIPGGFGTGKTMTQHALAKWCDADIIIHIGCGERGNEMTDVLNEFPKLVDPRTGRPLMERTVMIANTSNMPVPAREVSIYTGITIAEYYRDMGYHVAVMADSTSRWAEALRELSSRLGDMPAEEGFPSYLATRLAEFYERAGYVETLSGREGSITTVGAVSPPGGDFSEPVTQHTTRFVRCFWALDKVLADARHYPSISWIDSYTEYIEEVRPWWNDLDASWHAVRNEAMDILLEDNRLQQIVKLVGPDALPLPEQLTLFSAEMIKNGFLQQNSFDPKDMHCSPMKQLQLLKLFVEFHNEAKRLLGEGIDLKRIMSLGAASELIRLKSEIDNDEIDRIESYHREMMSQFNALGAGGTVNKEAASARTGGGS, from the coding sequence ATGATACGGGGAATCGTAATAAGCGTCAACGGCCCCATCGTCAAGGCGCGGGGACTGGAAGGGGTCGCCATGCTCGATATCGCCGAGGTGGGACCGGACAGGCTCATAGGCGAGGTGATCAAGCTTGACGGCGATATCGCCGTCATCCAGGTCTACGAAGACAATACCGGCCTGAAGCCCGGCGACGAGGTTCTTTCTTCCGGGAGGCCGCTGTCGGTTCTGCTCGGGCCGGGGCTCATCTCCAATATATATGACGGTATCCAGCGCCCCCTGGTGGACATAGCCGATATTCTCGGGAGCTTCATTAAAAAGGGCGTCAAGGTGTCCCCCCTTGATGTGACGAAGAAATGGCATTTCAAGCCCGCCATGCAGGCGGGGGGCCCGATAGAAGGGGGGACGGTCCTCGGCGAGATACAGGAAACGGAATCCGTTAAACATTACATCATGGCGCCGCCGGGCGTGTCCGGCAGGCTCGAGTGGATTGCCGGCGAAGGATCGTACACCGTTGAAGATGATATTTACCGGGTTGCGGGAGGCGCCGCTTACGGCGGGAAGTTCTCTTCGTACTGGCCGGTGCGGAGGAAAAGGCCCTTCCGGAGCAGGAAGAAATCGGGCATCCCCCTCATCACCGGGCAGAGGATCATAGACACCTTCTTCCCCATAGCGAAGGGGGGGACCGCCGTCATCCCCGGCGGGTTCGGCACCGGGAAAACGATGACCCAGCACGCCCTTGCCAAGTGGTGCGACGCGGACATCATCATCCACATCGGGTGCGGCGAGCGCGGCAACGAGATGACCGACGTCCTGAACGAGTTCCCGAAGCTGGTCGACCCGAGGACCGGCAGGCCCCTGATGGAGCGGACGGTCATGATCGCCAACACCTCGAACATGCCGGTGCCGGCCCGCGAGGTGAGCATCTATACCGGCATCACCATCGCCGAATATTACCGGGACATGGGGTACCACGTGGCGGTCATGGCCGATTCAACGTCGCGGTGGGCCGAGGCGCTCCGGGAGCTGTCGAGCAGGCTGGGGGACATGCCGGCGGAAGAGGGGTTCCCGTCCTACCTGGCCACGCGCCTGGCCGAGTTCTACGAGAGGGCCGGGTACGTCGAGACCCTCTCGGGCAGGGAGGGAAGCATCACCACCGTGGGCGCCGTGTCCCCGCCGGGGGGCGATTTTTCCGAGCCGGTGACGCAGCACACGACGCGCTTTGTGAGGTGCTTCTGGGCCCTTGACAAGGTCCTGGCCGACGCCCGGCACTATCCCTCCATCAGCTGGATCGACAGCTACACGGAATACATAGAGGAGGTGCGGCCCTGGTGGAATGATCTTGACGCCTCCTGGCACGCGGTCAGGAACGAGGCCATGGACATACTCCTCGAGGACAACAGGCTCCAGCAGATAGTCAAGCTGGTCGGCCCGGACGCGCTTCCCCTGCCGGAACAGCTGACGCTCTTTTCAGCGGAGATGATAAAGAACGGCTTTCTGCAGCAGAACTCCTTCGATCCCAAGGACATGCACTGCAGCCCCATGAAGCAGCTGCAGCTCCTGAAGCTGTTCGTCGAATTTCATAACGAGGCGAAGAGGCTCCTGGGGGAAGGAATCGATCTGAAACGGATCATGTCCCTCGGTGCGGCTTCGGAGCTGATCAGGCTCAAATCGGAGATCGACAACGACGAAATCGACAGGATAGAGAGTTATCACCGTGAAATGATGTCCCAGTTCAACGCCCTGGGCGCCGGAGGAACTGTTAACAAGGAAGCCGCCTCCGCCAGGACGGGGGGTGGATCATGA